The Melitaea cinxia chromosome 24, ilMelCinx1.1, whole genome shotgun sequence genome window below encodes:
- the LOC123665460 gene encoding CCAAT/enhancer-binding protein gamma-like, which produces MILDDSWDMPPVKRGRRGVSDADDEDDDYRRRRDRNNEAVKKSRFKSKQRTQETFTRVNKLKAENQVLEEKVKTLTKDLQFLKDLFMEYASNSQDPKFEGIDLEKLLEDVTDDKKDASSSKDIKQ; this is translated from the exons atgatattagaCGATTCTTGGGATATGCCTCCTGTTAAGCGCGGGAGACGAGGTGTTAGTGACGCTGATGACGAGGATGATGACTACAGGCGACGTAGGGATCGCAACAATGAG GCTGTTAAGAAGAGTAGATTCAAGTCAAAGCAGAGGACACAGGAAACATTCACACGAGTAAACAAATTAAAGGCAGAAAACCAGGTTCTAGAGGAAAAAGTTAAAACACTCACAAAAGACCTTCAATTTCTCAAGGATTTATTTATGGAGTATGCATCCAACTCTCAAGATCCCAAATTTGAAGGGATCGATCTTGAAAAACTCTTAGAAGACGTCACGGATGATAAGAAAGATGCTAGCAGTAGTAAAGACATCAAGCaataa